Proteins found in one Pseudorasbora parva isolate DD20220531a chromosome 11, ASM2467924v1, whole genome shotgun sequence genomic segment:
- the LOC137093136 gene encoding protocadherin alpha-8-like codes for MEAGRQRRKGEYWWMIICFLLGSGQQLSAQIRYSIPEEVKEGSIVGNIAKDLGLDASTLMERRFRIVSGSGSDEALFVVNQNNGVLYIQRKIDREELCDSIGACLINLKIVVENPLEIHYVAVEITDVNDHAPTFTEKEKRLEISENTLQGTRFQLQVARDPDSGANSVRLYKLSQNEHFDLEIRDRAEDKLPFLVLQKPLDREHKAEHNLILTAIDGGNPPRSGTLNITVLVLDVNDNRPLFSQDVYSSTLHENVQIGTLVIKVTASDSDYGPNGEVSYSFGGDNNENILQIFSLDRLTGEIRVIGEVDFEKTSVYKLDIQAIDNGQPPLNTDCRVIIKILDLNDNDPTIEVTSLSNVVPEDSKPGTVISLISVTDRDTGVNGKVVCSLSENVPFELKPSVQDNMYSLVTKRSLDRETLSHYEIIIRAIDLGQPPLSSFKTLSVQVSDVNDNPPEFSLNPIELYMIENNAAGAPILTLSAFDKDLNENSVISYQIIKGNGTQSDMTSFLNINSETGAIYALKSFDFETTKTFQFHALAKDSGSPSLSSNVTVNVFILDQNDNVPVILYPVSANGSAEGVEEIPRNVNAGHLVTKVRAYDADIGYNGWLLFSLQEVSEHSLFALDRYTGQIRTLRSFTETDEAQHKLLILVKDNGNVSLSATATVVVKVVEPKEAFAASDVKNAVKDEEENDVTFYLIITLGSVSVLFVISIIVLIVMQCSKSTDYSSKYLQDTNYDGTLCHSIQYRSGDKRYMLVGPRMSIGSTIAPGSNRNTLVIPDRRRRDSGEVRLAD; via the coding sequence ATGGAAGCTGGAAGACAAAGGCGCAAAGGGGAGTACTGGTGGATGATTATCTGTTTTCTTCTGGGCTCTGGGCAGCAGCTTTCAGCTCAAATAAGATATTCTATTCCAGAGGAGGTAAAAGAAGGATCTATTGTAGGAAATATCGCCAAAGATTTGGGACTTGATGCGAGTACTCTGATGGAGAGACGGTTCCGTATCGTATCTGGATCAGGATCGGATGAAGCGCTGTTCGTGGTAAATCAGAACAATGGTGTCTTATATATTCAACGAAAAATTGACAGAGAGGAGCTGTGTGATAGTATTGGAGCATGCTTGATTAACCTAAAAATAGTGGTGGAAAATCCACTCGAGATCCATTATGTTGCCGTTGAGATAACCGATGTAAATGATCACGCCCCTACATTCACAGAAAAAGAAAAGCGATTGGAAATCTCTGAGAATACACTTCAAGGAACGCGTTTTCAGCTGCAAGTTGCGCGTGACCCGGATAGTGGAGCGAATTCAGTGCGCTTGTATAAGTTAAGTCAAAACGAGCATTTTGATTTAGAAATAAGAGACAGGGCAGAGGACAAACTGCCCTTTCTGGTTTTACAAAAGCCTCTTGACCGTGAGCACAAAGCTGAACACAATTTAATACTAACAGCAATTGACGGTGGCAATCCGCCAAGATCAGGAACATTAAACATAACAGTGCTAGTTCTTGACGTCAATGACAACCGACCTTTGTTTAGTCAAGATGTTTATTCTTCAACTCTACATGAAAATGTTCAAATTGGTACCTTAGTAATAAAAGTTACGGCAAGTGATTCTGATTATGGTCCAAATGGTGAAGTGTCTTACTCATTTGGAGGCGACAACAACGAAAACATACTTCAAATATTTAGCTTGGATAGATTAACAGGGGAAATACGTGTTATAGGGGAGGTTGACTTTGAAAAGACCAGTGTTTATAAGCTAGATATACAAGCAATTGACAATGGACAGCCGCCTTTGAACACTGACTGTAGAGTAATTATAAAGATACTTGACTTAAATGATAATGATCCGACCATTGAGGTGACGTCACTATCGAACGTTGTACCTGAAGATTCCAAGCCTGGCACTGTGATCTCACTCATTAGTGTGACGGACAGAGACACTGGTGTTAACGGAAAAGTTGTGTGCTCGCTCTCAGAAAATGTTCCATTTGAATTAAAGCCCTCAGTTCAAGACAACATGTACTCGTTAGTCACTAAAAGGAGCCTGGACCGTGAAACGTtatcacattatgaaattatAATAAGAGCGATTGACTTGGGTCAGCCTCCACTGTCCTCCTTTAAAACTCTGAGCGTTCAGGTGTCAGATGTTAATGATAACCCACCTGAATTTAGCCTAAATCCCATCGAACTGTATATGATTGAAAACAATGCCGCAGGCGCGCCAATTCTCACCCTGAGCGCTTTTGACAAAGACCTAAATGAAAACTCTGTGATTTCATATCAGATTATTAAAGGGAATGGGACACAAAGTGACATGAcgtcatttttaaatattaattctgaGACAGGCGCAATTTATGCACTCAAAAGTTTTGATTTTGAAACTACCAAAACGTTCCAGTTCCATGCGCTCGCTAAAGACTCCGGAAGTCCGTCTCTGAGCAGTAACGTGACAGTGAACGTGTTTATTCTGGATCAGAACGACAACGTTCCAGTGATCTTATATCCAGTCAGCGCTAACGGTTCTGCTGAGGGTGTGGAAGAGATTCCCCGGAATGTGAACGCAGGGCATTTGGTGACTAAAGTCAGAGCCTATGACGCAGATATAGGATACAACGGCTGGTTATTGTTTTCACTGCAGGAAGTTAGTGAGCACAGTCTCTTTGCTTTGGACCGCTATACAGGACAGATAAGGACCCTTCGCTCATTCACAGAAACAGACGAGGCCCAGCATAAACTGCTCATTCTGGTCAAAGACAATGGGAACGTTTCACTCTCAGCAACAGCGACTGTGGTTGTCAAAGTTGTGGAGCCCAAAGAGGCTTTTGCAGCTTCTGATGTTAAAAACGCAGTAAAAGACGAGGAGGAAAACGACGTGACATTTTATCTGATCATCACTTTGGGCTCGGTTTCAGTGCTTTTTGTCATCAGCATCATCGTGTTGATTGTGATGCAGTGCTCGAAATCGACAGACTATTCGTCCAAGTATTTACAGGACACAAATTACGACGGGACTCTGTGTCACAGCATCCAGTACAGATCTGGAGACAAACGGTACATGTTAGTTGGTCCCAGAATGAGTATCGGCTCTACTATAGCACCAGGCAGTAATAGGAATACTCTAGTGATACCAGATCGCAGGAGGAGAGACTCTGGAGAGGTAAGGCTGGcggattaa
- the LOC137093137 gene encoding protocadherin alpha-8-like, translated as MDAGEQRRGWECWWISLCFFLLLCLGQQVSAQIRYTVPEEVKEGSIVGNLAKDLSLDVSTLVDRRFRIVSGSNDALFQVNQNNGILYVEKQIDREALCEGTDACLISLKTVVENPLEIHYVEVEIIDINDHAPNFAYKDVLLEIAESTLPGEDFQLHEAQDPDSGVNSVRFYKLSHTDYFELEFRENGGEKKVPVLKLRKLLDRERQVTHSLTLTAVDGGNPPRSGSIVINVTVLDDNDNRPKFSQELYSVTLQENAPVGTLVIKLNATDLDEGQNGEIVYSFAKNIEKLVYDTFDLDNTGEVRVKGNLDFEKNNVYRFGVMASDKGQPPKTSNCRIIVKVIDENDNGPEIDVTSLSDVVPEDSKPGTVISLVSITDKDSGVNGKVICKISDHVPFELKPSFKENMYSLVTNAKLDRELVSRYDVTITATDLGQPPLSSIKTLKVQISDVNDNVPEFPHNPLELYLMENNPPGGSIYSVSAFDKDMNENAAITYQIIREDGAKSHMSSFLSVNSDNGHIHALKSFDFETVKTFQFHVLASDSGSPSLSSNVTVNVFILDQNDNVPVILYPVSANGSAEGVEEIPRNVNAGHLVTKVRAYDADIGYNGWLLFSLQEVSEHSLFALDRYTGQIRTLRSFTETDEAQHKLLILVKDNGNVSLSATATVIVKVVEPKEAFAASDVKNAVKDEEENDVTFYLIITLGSVSVLFVISIIVLIVMQCSKSTDYSSKYLQDTNYDGTLCHSIQYRSGDKRYMLVGPRMSIGSTIAPGSNRNTLVIPDRRRRDSGEVRLAINFQFRKASIRPAPIF; from the exons ATGGATGCTGGAGAACAAAGGCGCGGATGGGAGTGCTGGTGGATCTCTCTGTGTTTCTTTTTGCTACTCTGCCTCGGACAGCAGGTTTCAGCGCAGATACGATACACTGTTCCAGAGGAGGTTAAAGAGGGATCGATTGTGGGAAATCTTGCTAAGGATTTGAGTCTTGATGTCAGTACATTGGTGGACAGAAGGTTCCGTATTGTTTCTGGATCAAATGACGCTCTTTTCCAGGTAAATCAGAACAATGGCATCTTGTATGTGGAAAAGCAAATCGACAGAGAGGCGCTGTGTGAAGGAACTGATGCATGCTTGATAAGTCTGAAAACTGTTGTCGAAAATCCGCTTGAAATTCATTATGTAGAAGTAGAAATTATCGATATAAATGACCATGCACCCAATTTTGCTTATAAAGACGTGCTGTTAGAAATAGCAGAATCAACCCTACCGGGTGAGGACTTTCAATTGCATGAAGCACAGGACCCTGATTCAGGCGTGAATTCTGTTCGTTTTTATAAACTGAGCCACACTGACTATTTTGAACTTGAGTTTCGCGAAAATGGGGGAGAGAAAAAGGTCCCTGTGTTGAAATTGCGTAAATTGCTTGACAGGGAGCGTCAGGTCACTCACAGTCTCACACTGACTGCTGTTGACGGTGGGAATCCGCCACGATCAGGGAGTATCGTTATTAATGTCACGGTGCTGGATGACAATGATAACAGGCCAAAGTTTAGTCAAGAGCTTTATTCTGTCACGTTGCAAGAAAACGCTCCTGTTGGTACTCTTGTCATTAAATTGAACGCCACTGATTTAGATGAAGGTCAGAATGGCGAAATTGTTTATTCGTTTGCGAAGAATATCGAAAAACTGGTTTACGACACATTCGATTTGGACAACACTGGTGAGGTTAGGGTGAAGGGAAATTTGGattttgagaaaaataatgtttatagattTGGTGTCATGGCGTCAGACAAAGGCCAACCACCGAAGACCAGCAACTGTAGAATTATCGTTAAAGTGATTGACGAAAATGATAATGGACCAGAGATAGATGTTACCTCACTGTCTGATGTAGTTCCCGAGGATTCAAAACCAGGGACGGTCATTTCACTTGTTAGTATTACCGATAAAGATTCAGGCGTCAATGGCAAAGTGATTTGTAAAATATCTGACCATGTTCCCTTTGAACTGAAGCCGTCATTCAAAGAAAATATGTACTCGCTTGTGACGAATGCAAAGTTAGATAGAGAGCTCGTTTCTCGATATGACGTCACAATTACAGCCACAGATTTGGGTCAGCCCCCTCTGTCCTCAATCAAGACACTGAAAGTGCAGATATCAGATGTGAACGATAACGTTCCAGAATTTCCTCACAATCCTTTAGAACTATATTTAATGGAAAATAACCCCCCAGGAGGATCCATTTACTCTGTTAGCGCCTTCGATAAAGACATGAATGAAAATGCTGCAATAACCTATCAAATAATTAGAGAAGATGGAGCAAAAAGTCATATGTCATCCTTCCTTAGTGTGAACTCAGACAATGGACATATACATGCGCTTAAAAGTTTCGACTTTGAAACTGTTAAAACGTTCCAGTTCCATGTGCTCGCTTCAGACTCTGGAAGTCCGTCTCTGAGCAGTAACGTGACAGTGAACGTGTTTATTCTGGATCAGAACGACAACGTTCCAGTGATCTTATATCCAGTCAGCGCTAACGGTTCTGCTGAGGGTGTGGAAGAGATTCCCCGGAATGTGAACGCAGGGCATTTGGTGACTAAAGTCAGAGCCTATGACGCAGATATAGGATACAACGGCTGGTTATTGTTTTCACTGCAGGAAGTTAGTGAGCACAGTCTCTTTGCTTTGGACCGCTATACAGGACAGATAAGGACCCTTCGCTCATTCACAGAAACAGACGAGGCCCAGCATAAACTGCTCATACTGGTCAAAGACAATGGGAACGTTTCACTCTCAGCAACAGCGACTGTGATTGTCAAAGTTGTGGAGCCCAAAGAGGCTTTTGCAGCTTCTGATGTTAAAAACGCAGTAAAAGACGAGGAGGAAAACGACGTGACATTTTATCTGATCATTACTTTGGGCTCGGTTTCAGTGCTTTTTGTCATCAGCATCATCGTGTTGATTGTGATGCAGTGCTCGAAATCGACAGACTATTCGTCCAAGTATTTACAGGACACAAATTACGACGGGACTCTGTGTCACAGCATCCAGTACAGATCTGGAGACAAACGGTACATGTTAGTTGGACCCAGAATGAGTATCGGCTCTACTATAGCACCAGGCAGTAATAGGAATACTCTAGTGATACCAGATCGCAGGAGGAGAGACTCTGGAGAGGTAAGGCTGGCGATTAATTTTCAGTTTC GGAAAGCGTCTATTCGCCCTGCCCCCATATTCTAG
- the LOC137093138 gene encoding protocadherin alpha-7-like, which yields MMEPGGQKRRWECWWIALCLGLQVSAQIRYSIPEEVKEGTVVGNIAKDLGLDVSALVDRRFRIVSGSNDDFFQVNQNGVLHVHKKIDRESLCDSQSACMINLKIVVENPLEIHYIGVEVTDVNDNSPTFSEHEKRLEISESTARGTRFQLKAARDPDAGGNSVRAYKLTQNEHFDLEVRDQREDKLPFLVLQKTLDREINDGYNLVLTATDGGNPQRSGTLNVTVVVLDNNDNRPVFSQDIYSTNLKENIQIGTLVIQVQASDADYGSNGEVTYAFGSDQNPKVYEIFSLDKLTGDIRVKGDIDFEDKSIYKLDVQASDNGTPPMKTDCRVVIKILDTNDNTPEIDVTSLSKMVPEDSKPGTVISLISVTDRDTGVNGKVVCSLSENVPFELKPSVQDNMYSLVTKRSLDRETLSHYEIIIRAIDLGQPPLSSFKTLSVQVSDVNDNPPEFSLNPIELYMIENNAAGAPILTLSAFDKDLNENSVISYQIIKGNGTQSDMTSFLNINSETGAIYALKSFDFETTKTFQFHVLAKDSGSPSLSSNVTVNVFILDQNDNVPVILYPVSANGSAEGVEEIPRNVNAGHLVTKVRAYDADIGYNGWLLFSLQEVSEHSLFALDRYTGQIRTLRSFTETDEAQHKLLILVKDNGNVSLSATATVIVKVVEPKEAFAASDVKNAVKDEEENDVTFYLIITLGSVSVLFVISIIVLIVMQCSKSTDYSSKYLQDTNYDGTLCHSIQYRSGDKRYMLVGPRMSIGSTIAPGSNRNTLVIPDRRRRDSGEVRLAINYFLHSLI from the coding sequence ATGATGGAACCCGGAGGACAAAAGCGCAGATGGGAGTGCTGGTGGATCGCTTTGTGCTTGGGACTGCAGGTCTCAGCGCAGATAAGGTACTCTATTCCAGAGGAAGTAAAAGAGGGAACCGTCGTCGGGAATATTGCGAAGGATTTGGGCCTTGATGTCAGTGCTTTGGTGGACAGGCGGTTCCGTATTGTTTCTGGATCCAACGATGATTTTTTTCAGGTAAATCAGAACGGCGTCTTGCATGTTCATAAGAAAATCGACCGAGAATCGCTGTGTGATAGTCAGAGCGCATGCATGATAAATCTGAAGATTGTCGTCGAAAATCCCCTTGAAATACATTATATTGGAGTGGAGGTGACCGATGTAAATGACAATTCGCCCACTTTTAGTGAACACGAGAAACGATTGGAGATTTCAGAATCGACTGCTCGAGGGACGCGTTTTCAGCTGAAGGCGGCGCGTGACCCGGATGCAGGGGGAAATTCTGTTCGTGCTTACAAATTAACCCAAAATGAACACTTTGATCTAGAAGTCAGAGATCAGAGAGAAGATAAACTGCcatttttagttttacaaaaaaCTCTCGATCGTGAGATTAATGATGGATATAATTTAGTTTTAACAGCAACTGACGGTGGAAATCCACAAAGATCAGGAACTCTAAATGTTACAGTTGTTGTTCTGGACAATAATGACAACAGACCTGTTTTTAGCCAAGATATATATTCTACAAATCTGAAAGAAAATATACAAATTGGAACACTAGTCATACAGGTTCAAGCAAGTGATGCAGATTATGGTTCAAATGGAGAGGTCACCTACGCCTTTGGCAGCGATCAGAACCCAAAGGTGTATGAAATATTTAGTTTGGATAAACTGACAGGTGACATTCGCGTGAAAGGGGATATAGATTTTGAGGACAAATCTATTTACAAACTTGATGTTCAAGCATCTGATAATGGCACGCCCCCTATGAAGACAGATTGTAGAGTTGTCATAAAAATTTTAGACACAAACGATAATACACCTGAGATCGATGTGACGTCACTGTCAAAGATGGTGCCTGAAGATTCCAAGCCTGGCACAGTGATCTCACTCATTAGTGTGACGGACAGAGACACTGGTGTTAACGGAAAAGTTGTGTGCTCGCTCTCAGAAAATGTTCCATTTGAATTAAAGCCCTCAGTTCAGGACAACATGTACTCGTTAGTCACTAAAAGGAGCCTGGACCGTGAAACTTtatcacattatgaaattatAATAAGAGCGATTGACTTGGGTCAGCCTCCACTGTCCTCCTTTAAAACTCTGAGCGTTCAGGTGTCAGATGTTAATGATAACCCACCTGAATTTAGCCTAAATCCCATCGAACTGTATATGATTGAAAACAATGCCGCAGGCGCGCCAATTCTCACCCTGAGCGCTTTTGACAAAGACCTAAATGAAAACTCTGTGATTTCATATCAGATTATTAAAGGGAATGGGACACAAAGTGACATGACGtcgtttttaaatattaattctgaGACAGGCGCAATTTATGCACTCAAAAGTTTTGATTTTGAAACTACCAAAACGTTCCAGTTCCATGTGCTCGCTAAAGACTCTGGAAGTCCGTCTCTGAGCAGTAACGTGACAGTGAACGTGTTTATTCTGGATCAGAACGACAACGTTCCAGTGATCTTATATCCAGTCAGCGCTAACGGTTCTGCTGAGGGTGTGGAAGAGATTCCCCGGAATGTGAACGCAGGGCATTTGGTGACTAAAGTCAGAGCCTATGACGCAGATATAGGATACAACGGCTGGTTATTGTTTTCACTGCAGGAAGTTAGTGAGCACAGTCTCTTTGCTTTGGACCGCTATACAGGACAGATAAGGACCCTTCGCTCATTCACAGAAACAGACGAGGCCCAGCATAAACTGCTCATACTGGTCAAAGACAATGGGAACGTTTCACTCTCAGCAACAGCGACTGTGATTGTCAAAGTTGTGGAGCCCAAAGAGGCTTTTGCAGCTTCTGATGTTAAAAACGCAGTAAAAGACGAGGAGGAAAACGACGTGACATTTTATCTGATCATCACTTTGGGCTCGGTTTCAGTGCTTTTTGTCATCAGCATCATCGTGTTGATTGTGATGCAGTGCTCGAAATCGACAGACTATTCGTCCAAGTATTTACAGGACACAAATTACGACGGGACTCTGTGTCACAGCATCCAGTACAGATCTGGAGACAAACGGTACATGTTAGTTGGACCCAGAATGAGTATCGGCTCTACTATAGCACCAGGCAGTAATAGGAATACTCTAGTGATACCAGATCGCAGGAGGAGAGATTCTGGAGAGGTAAGGCTGGcgattaattattttttgcaCTCTTTGATTTAA
- the pcdh2aa1 gene encoding protocadherin 2 alpha a 1 yields the protein MARRTWMSKMFYLMCLLFHSGGNAAQINYSLQEESKIGVTVGNIAKDLGIDPALLENRNLRIVAGTKQELFRVNHEDGALFVNQRIDREELCAKTNPCLIHLKAVIENPLEMHQISVDIIDVNDNPPSFLDENYKLEILESAMTGARFQLETAHDPDIGSNDLQAYKLSPNHYFRLETEDMGDEGKIPVLILQKPLDREKSARHTLILTATDGGKPQKSSAVNITVVVSDVNDNTPVCDKLKYTVTVKENAPEGTFLLRVNASDADDGINGEIEYSLRNKFRNGASEVFELDGLTGELKIKGGLNFEERQVYELKIVAADKGAVSLSTQCNVLVNVEDVNDNRPEIDVTSVSSHIPEDAPPGTVVALMGVTDLDSGMNGKIVCALPKNIPFDLKPSPDGNFYSLVTKEHIDKESKSSYDITITAKDLGTPSLSSTRSIHVDVTDVNDNSPTFTQSPYTFYVVENNKPGIAVFSLSAADIDEGENARVSYSIDRVNSHQSITSLLSINEANGTVYSLKSFDFESLKTFQFFVVAKDSGSPSLSSNVTVNVFILDQNDNVPVILYPVSANGSAEGVEEIPRNVNAGHLVTKVRAYDADIGYNGWLLFSLQEVSEHSLFALDRYTGQIRTLRSFTETDEAQHKLLILVKDNGNVSLSATATVIVKVVEPKEAFAASDVKNAVKDEEENDVTFYLIITLGSVSVLFVISIIVLIVMQCSKSTDYSSKYLQDTNYDGTLCHSIQYRSGDKRYMLVGPRMSIGSTIAPGSNRNTLVIPDRRRRDSGELASWCQYYTMKAFEIQSLLF from the exons ATGGCGAGAAGAACATGGATGAGCAAGATGTTTTATCTAATGTGTTTGCTGTTTCATTCCGGAGGAAATGCTGCTCAGATAAACTACTCCCTTCAAGAAGAATCTAAAATTGGAGTCACTGTGGGGAACATTGCAAAAGACTTAGGGATTGATCCGGCTTTATTGGAGAACAGGAATTTACGCATCGTAGCGGGGACAAAGCAAGAGCTCTTTCGGGTAAATCATGAAGATGGCGCTTTGTTTGTGAACCAGAGGATAGACAGAGAAGAGCTGTGTGCTAAAACCAACCCATGCCTCATTCATCTTAAAGCAGTGATAGAAAATCCACTCGAAATGCACCAGATATCAGTGGACATCATCGATGTCAATGATAATCCACCTAGTTTTTTGGATGAAAACTATAAATTGGAAATTCTTGAATCTGCAATGACAGGAGCACGATTTCAGTTAGAAACAGCTCACGACCCAGATATAGGCTCAAACGACTTGCAGGCGTATAAACTGAGCCCAAATCATTATTTTCGATTAGAAACGGAAGACATGGGAGACGAAGGTAAGATTCCTGTCCTTATTCTACAAAAACCTCTTGATAGAGAAAAAAGCGCAAGGCATACGCTAATACTGACTGCGACAGACGGCGGAAAGCCGCAGAAATCATCTGCTGTAAATATTACTGTTGTTGTGTCAGATGTCAATGATAATACTCCAGTCTGTGACAAATTAAAATACACAGTGACGGTGAAAGAAAACGCCCCTGAAGGAACATTTCTGCTCCGCGTAAACGCTTCAGATGCAGATGACGGAATAAATGGGGAAATTGAATACTCTTTAAGGAACAAGTTCAGGAACGGTGCATCCGAGGTTTTCGAGTTAGATGGTTTAACGGGGGAGTTAAAGATAAAAGGTGGGCTAAACTTTGAGGAAAGGCAAGTTTATGAGCTAAAGATAGTGGCCGCGGATAAGGGGGCCGTGTCATTGTCTACACAGTGTAATGTGCTTGTTAATGTTGAGGATGTCAACGACAACCGGCCTGAGATTGACGTCACCTCGGTATCTAGCCACATTCCCGAGGATGCTCCTCCTGGGACCGTCGTGGCTTTGATGGGAGTTACTGACCTGGACTCAGGTATGAACGGAAAGATTGTTTGCGCTCTTCCCAAAAATATTCCTTTTGATCTCAAGCCATCGCCCGATGGAAACTTTTACTCCCTGGTAACTAAAGAACACATCGACAAAGAATCTAAATCGTCTTATGATATCACTATAACAGCCAAAGATTTAGGAACCCCATCGTTATCATCAACTCGATCGATTCACGTCGATGTCACGGATGTAAACGACAACAGCCCCACATTTACTCAAAGCCCATATACATTCTACGTGGTCGAAAACAACAAGCCAGGGATTGCCGTTTTCTCATTAAGTGCAGCTGATATAGACGAGGGCGAAAACGCACGTGTCTCATATTCAATTGATCGAGTGAATTCACACCAAAGCATTACATCTTTGCTGAGTATAAATGAGGCGAATGGTACCGTTTACTCATTGAAGAGCTTTGACTTTGAGTCTCTAAAAACATTTCAGTTCTTTGTTGTGGCCAAAGACTCTGGAAGTCCGTCTCTGAGCAGTAACGTGACGGTGAACGTGTTTATTCTGGATCAGAACGACAACGTTCCAGTGATCTTATATCCAGTCAGCGCTAACGGTTCTGCTGAGGGTGTGGAAGAGATTCCCCGGAATGTGAACGCAGGGCATTTGGTGACTAAAGTCAGAGCCTATGACGCAGATATAGGATACAACGGCTGGTTATTGTTTTCACTGCAGGAAGTTAGTGAGCACAGTCTCTTTGCTTTGGACCGCTATACAGGACAGATAAGGACCCTTCGCTCATTCACAGAAACAGACGAGGCCCAGCATAAACTGCTCATACTGGTCAAAGACAATGGGAACGTTTCACTCTCAGCAACAGCGACTGTGATTGTCAAAGTTGTGGAGCCCAAAGAGGCTTTTGCAGCTTCTGATGTTAAAAACGCAGTAAAAGACGAGGAGGAAAACGACGTGACATTTTATCTGATCATCACTTTGGGCTCGGTTTCAGTGCTTTTTGTCATCAGCATCATCGTGTTGATTGTGATGCAGTGCTCGAAATCGACAGACTATTCGTCCAAGTATTTACAGGACACAAATTACGACGGGACTCTGTGTCACAGCATCCAGTACAGATCTGGAGACAAACGGTACATGTTAGTTGGACCCAGAATGAGTATCGGCTCTACTATAGCACCAGGCAGTAATAGGAATACTCTAGTGATACCAGATCGCAGGAGGAGAGATTCTGGAGAG TTAGCCTCATGGTGTCAGTATTACACAATGAAAGCTTTTGAAATTCAGTCCCTCCTCTTTTAG